Proteins encoded in a region of the Canis lupus dingo isolate Sandy chromosome 17, ASM325472v2, whole genome shotgun sequence genome:
- the FAM166C gene encoding protein FAM166C, giving the protein MASRSAGTLLSEFNAAYVPPGLMPGYQGHVPSVAFSVGSPYGTTTLKYFQDQRNAALERSYTPFSKGGHLPTLFSSNPNLVLSKRSLTRDRGLHVPSYTRFNLDSDRLAQITGFYQMAQEHRKYYLDKTGLVPRVPYFVLPVKEWERYPLPTDLPPLSPEKKWNLLRVSPENLKTYQTFPSGKRVSPQERQKRDRYFEFRA; this is encoded by the exons ATGGCCTCCCGCAGCGCGGGCACGCTGCTGAGCGAGTTCAATGCCGCCTACGTGCCTCCCGGCCTCATGCCCGG GTACCAGGGCCATGTTCCCAGCGTGGCCTTCTCCGTCGGCTCCCCCTACGGCACCACCACCCTCAAGTACTTCCAGGACCAACGCAACGCAGCCCTGGAGAGGAGCTACACTCCCTTCAGCAAAGGCGGCCACCTCCCTACCCTCTTCTCCTCAAACCCCAACCTGGTGCTGAGTAAGCGCTCCCTCACCCGGGACCGCGGGCTGCACGTCCCCAGCTACACCCGCTTCAACCTGGACAGTGACCGCTTGGCCCAGATCACTGGTTTCTACCAG ATGGCACAGGAGCATCGGAAGTACTATCTAGACAAGACAGGCCTGGTGCCTCGGGTCCCCTACTTCGTGTTGCCTGTGAAGGAGTGGGAACGGTACCCCCTCCCCACTGACCT TCCTCCTCTGAGCCCAGAGAAGAAGTGGAACCTTTTAAGAGTATCCCCTGAGAATCTGAAGACCTACCAGACATTCCCCTCGGGGAAGAGGGTGTCCCCACAGGAGCGGCAGAAGAGAGACCGATACTTTGAATTCAGAGCATGA